One genomic segment of Streptomyces sp. NBC_00239 includes these proteins:
- a CDS encoding clavaminate synthase family protein has protein sequence MPETTPDTTRSTVLAADRKLDPADADACDRLARTLCSRGHDQVDSPEWVARARDAWEGLPLPLRREVRRFRRHSGPHGTLVIGGLPVDQAALPATPTVPGSVQRRATVSAAVLTMVACGLGEPLAYRAEKSGALVQDVVPVPGQESFHGNAGSVPLSFHTENGFHPHPPDFVVFLCLRADHDRIAGMRIAGIRRALPLLTPAGRDALFAPEFITTPPPSFGPDAAATETDVKPRPVLSGAAEDPDIRMAQLVTTPLTPRAAAALTEFGRACEATARTLRLNPGDLVVIDNRVAVHGRTAFHPRYDGADRWLQRTYVTTDLRRSRDHRPHDGHVLAH, from the coding sequence ATGCCCGAGACGACGCCCGACACCACCCGTAGCACCGTCCTCGCCGCAGACCGGAAACTGGACCCCGCCGATGCCGACGCGTGTGACCGCCTGGCCCGCACCCTGTGCAGCCGCGGGCACGACCAGGTCGACAGCCCCGAGTGGGTGGCCCGGGCCCGGGACGCCTGGGAAGGCCTTCCGCTACCGCTGCGCCGTGAGGTGCGCCGGTTCCGAAGGCATTCCGGCCCGCACGGCACCTTGGTGATCGGCGGCCTGCCCGTCGATCAGGCGGCCCTGCCCGCGACACCAACCGTTCCCGGCTCGGTCCAGCGCCGGGCCACCGTCTCGGCCGCGGTGCTCACCATGGTGGCCTGCGGGCTCGGCGAGCCTCTCGCCTACCGGGCTGAGAAATCCGGCGCCCTCGTGCAGGACGTCGTGCCCGTGCCCGGGCAGGAGAGCTTCCACGGCAACGCCGGTTCGGTGCCGTTGTCCTTCCACACCGAGAACGGCTTCCACCCCCACCCGCCCGACTTCGTGGTCTTCCTGTGCCTGCGCGCCGACCACGACCGGATCGCGGGCATGCGCATCGCCGGCATCCGCCGAGCACTGCCGCTCCTCACCCCGGCCGGCCGCGACGCCCTGTTCGCACCGGAGTTCATCACCACACCACCGCCCTCCTTCGGCCCCGACGCTGCCGCGACGGAGACCGATGTCAAGCCCCGGCCCGTGCTGTCGGGAGCAGCCGAGGATCCCGACATACGGATGGCCCAACTCGTCACCACCCCGCTCACCCCTCGGGCCGCCGCGGCGCTGACCGAATTCGGCCGCGCCTGCGAGGCGACCGCGCGCACCCTTCGCCTGAATCCAGGCGACCTGGTCGTCATCGACAACCGCGTCGCGGTCCATGGCCGCACCGCATTCCACCCCCGTTACGACGGAGCAGACCGCTGGCTGCAACGCACGTACGTCACCACCGACCTGCGCCGCTCCCGCGACCACCGCCCCCACGACGGCCACGTACTTGCCCACTGA
- a CDS encoding SDR family oxidoreductase: protein MRNEAKVVAITGASSGIGEATARRLAADGHRLFLGARRTDRLDALSREIEEAGGTAAFRRLDVTDAADVRAFVAAAREHCGRVDVVVNNAGVMPLSPLEALKVDEWDRMIDVNVRGVLHGIAAALPVMRAQGGGHFVNVASVGAYEVSPTAAVYCATKFAVRAVSEGLRQESDGSVRVTLVSPGVTESELAEGISDPVAREAMKAYRAVALPASAIAEAIAYAVAQPAGADVNEIVVRPAASAR from the coding sequence ATGAGGAACGAAGCCAAGGTCGTGGCCATTACCGGAGCCAGCAGCGGGATCGGGGAGGCGACGGCTCGGCGGCTCGCTGCCGACGGCCACCGGTTGTTCCTGGGCGCACGGCGCACCGATCGGCTCGATGCGCTGAGCCGGGAGATCGAGGAGGCGGGTGGCACCGCGGCCTTCCGGCGGCTGGACGTCACCGACGCCGCCGATGTACGGGCCTTCGTGGCCGCCGCCCGGGAGCATTGCGGCCGAGTGGACGTGGTGGTCAACAACGCCGGGGTGATGCCGCTCTCGCCGCTGGAAGCGCTGAAGGTCGACGAATGGGACCGGATGATCGACGTGAACGTGCGAGGCGTGCTGCACGGGATCGCCGCTGCCCTGCCCGTGATGCGCGCCCAGGGCGGCGGGCACTTCGTGAACGTCGCCTCCGTCGGTGCGTACGAGGTGTCGCCCACCGCGGCTGTCTACTGCGCCACCAAGTTCGCCGTCCGCGCGGTATCCGAAGGCCTGCGCCAGGAGTCGGACGGCTCGGTCCGCGTCACTCTGGTCTCTCCGGGCGTGACCGAGTCCGAGCTGGCCGAGGGGATCTCCGATCCTGTCGCCAGGGAGGCCATGAAGGCCTATCGCGCCGTGGCGCTGCCGGCGTCCGCCATCGCCGAGGCCATTGCCTACGCCGTCGCTCAGCCGGCCGGGGCCGACGTCAACGAGATCGTCGTGCGTCCCGCCGCGAGCGCCCGGTGA